A stretch of Sphingorhabdus sp. YGSMI21 DNA encodes these proteins:
- a CDS encoding fasciclin domain-containing protein codes for MFNAPKIILASSLLALVPACSSELSKEDQELLDARIADEAKPTNLIAVLQANPDLSTASTLLGLSGVGAELDGDGSYTAFAATNEVYNKMDAEKLSELMHADNKDALADITKYSLVEGSMTSADIAKAITDGGGTASITTLQGGVIKASMEGDKIVLEDGAGNKANVTQADVESTNGTLHVIDAILMPK; via the coding sequence ATGTTCAACGCCCCCAAAATTATTCTGGCATCATCTCTTCTGGCACTGGTACCGGCCTGTTCTTCGGAATTGAGCAAAGAGGACCAGGAACTGCTCGATGCGCGCATCGCCGACGAAGCGAAGCCGACCAACCTGATCGCCGTACTGCAGGCCAATCCCGACCTCAGCACCGCGAGCACCTTGCTCGGTCTTTCCGGAGTTGGCGCCGAGCTCGATGGCGATGGATCCTACACGGCATTTGCCGCTACCAACGAAGTCTACAACAAGATGGACGCTGAAAAGCTGAGCGAGCTGATGCATGCGGATAACAAGGACGCGCTGGCCGACATCACGAAATATAGCCTCGTCGAGGGCAGCATGACTTCTGCCGATATCGCCAAGGCAATCACCGACGGCGGCGGCACCGCCAGCATCACCACCCTGCAGGGCGGCGTGATCAAGGCGAGCATGGAAGGCGACAAGATCGTTCTTGAGGACGGCGCCGGCAACAAGGCCAATGTCACCCAGGCCGATGTGGAATCGACCAACGGCACGCTGCACGTCATCGACGCGATCCTGATGCCGAAATAG
- a CDS encoding SDR family oxidoreductase, which produces MTAPIALVTGGVKRVGAAIAARLAEAGYALALHGNSDAIPEEGLARKLAETGCDWSGFQQDFLEEGAAEALMDQIVDHFGRTPDLIVNSASIFGQDDAGSLSEKDLQEHLRVNSMVPVLLTTALHHRRPAGSDRACVIHILDQRIRNPNRDQLSYTLSKQALAGSVRSLAVACADKLRVNGVAPGLTLTAGEYGEEQLANITAMMPLDRLPEPDDIADAVLYLARAKAVTGQIVYVDGGANLKSFDRDFVHLGKD; this is translated from the coding sequence GCGGCGATTGCCGCGCGACTGGCCGAGGCCGGCTATGCGCTGGCGCTGCATGGCAATAGCGATGCCATCCCCGAAGAGGGCTTGGCCAGGAAGCTTGCGGAAACAGGCTGTGACTGGTCCGGTTTCCAGCAGGATTTTCTTGAGGAAGGCGCCGCCGAAGCGTTGATGGACCAGATCGTCGACCATTTTGGGCGGACGCCGGATCTGATCGTCAACAGCGCCTCGATATTCGGGCAGGATGATGCCGGCTCTCTGTCGGAAAAGGATTTGCAGGAGCATTTGCGGGTCAACAGCATGGTGCCCGTGCTGCTGACGACCGCTCTCCATCACCGCCGGCCCGCCGGCAGCGATCGCGCCTGTGTGATCCACATATTGGACCAGCGCATCCGCAATCCCAATCGGGACCAGCTGAGCTATACGCTTTCGAAACAGGCCCTGGCCGGTTCGGTTCGCTCGCTCGCCGTGGCCTGCGCGGACAAGCTCCGCGTCAATGGCGTCGCGCCGGGACTGACGCTGACGGCCGGTGAATATGGCGAGGAGCAGCTGGCCAATATCACCGCGATGATGCCGCTCGACCGGCTGCCGGAGCCGGATGATATCGCCGACGCGGTTCTCTATCTTGCGCGCGCAAAGGCGGTCACCGGACAGATTGTCTATGTCGACGGCGGCGCCAACCTGAAGAGCTTTGACCGCGACTTCGTCCATCTCGGCAAGGACTGA
- a CDS encoding EVE domain-containing protein, with protein sequence MPQYWLMKSEPDEYGWDDLVAEGEGIWDGVKNAQASNNMKAMQKGDQVFFYHSRQGLDVVGIMEVSEEASPDVTTDPDRWVVVKVKPVRKLARSVPLKAMKQNPELKDLAIIRQTRLSVAPVTEQEWQAILEMAGE encoded by the coding sequence ATGCCGCAATATTGGCTGATGAAATCGGAGCCGGATGAATATGGCTGGGATGATCTGGTCGCCGAGGGTGAAGGCATCTGGGACGGCGTCAAGAATGCGCAGGCGTCGAACAATATGAAGGCTATGCAGAAAGGCGATCAGGTCTTTTTCTACCATTCGCGTCAGGGGCTGGACGTGGTCGGCATCATGGAAGTGAGCGAAGAGGCCTCTCCCGATGTGACGACCGACCCGGACCGCTGGGTGGTGGTCAAGGTAAAGCCGGTTCGGAAACTTGCCAGATCAGTGCCGCTCAAGGCAATGAAGCAGAATCCCGAGCTGAAAGATCTGGCGATCATCCGGCAGACGCGCTTGTCGGTGGCTCCGGTGACGGAGCAGGAATGGCAGGCGATACTGGAGATGGCGGGTGAGTGA
- a CDS encoding fasciclin domain-containing protein: MRISPKLILTTSAVIALAACSTEAPQAAVDEGSANAMMDSADSAETGTIVDVAVGNADFSTLVTAVTAADLASTLGSEGPFTVFAPTNDAFAKVDPATLNALLTPEKKADLTGLLTYHVVAGELKAADVISAITNGGGTAVLTTVQGGMLKATLDGDSVILEDETGGKSTVILTDVEASNGVIHAIDTVVMPG, translated from the coding sequence ATGCGTATTTCCCCCAAATTGATCCTGACCACCAGCGCCGTTATCGCGCTGGCCGCCTGCTCCACCGAAGCGCCCCAGGCCGCCGTCGACGAAGGCTCAGCCAATGCGATGATGGATTCGGCTGATAGCGCCGAAACCGGAACGATCGTCGATGTTGCCGTGGGCAATGCCGATTTCTCGACGCTTGTCACCGCAGTCACCGCGGCGGATCTGGCGTCCACTCTGGGCAGCGAGGGACCCTTTACCGTCTTTGCGCCGACCAACGACGCCTTTGCCAAGGTCGACCCCGCCACGCTGAATGCCTTGCTGACACCGGAAAAAAAGGCGGATCTGACCGGCCTGCTGACCTATCACGTGGTTGCCGGAGAGCTGAAAGCGGCTGATGTCATCAGCGCGATCACCAATGGCGGTGGCACCGCGGTGCTGACCACGGTGCAGGGCGGAATGCTGAAGGCCACGCTGGATGGCGATTCGGTCATTCTCGAAGACGAAACCGGAGGGAAATCAACCGTCATCCTGACCGATGTCGAGGCATCCAATGGTGTGATCCACGCGATCGATACGGTTGTCATGCCGGGATAA
- a CDS encoding glutaminase → MLNAVEQAVAPEIGTGKVADYIPALASVDPRKFGLAVALSDGRMETLGDSDEAFSMQSISKIFTLSLALKAVGDRLWDRVGREPSGSPFNSIVQLENEQGIPRNPLINAGAIVTTDHLVEHYCADSDGAEPAVVELLTMLRRLAQDDTIQIDSAVALSEAESGSRNRALAHFMAAFGNMANPVEKTLAAYFRHCAVAVTCRQLARAALFLAHGGRDPVTGEQVVTRQRCRRILAVMMSSGHYDNSGDFAYRIGLPGKSGVGGGILAVAPGQGTIAVWSPGLNRAGTSRVGSLALGELVRQTGWSVFG, encoded by the coding sequence ATCCTCAACGCGGTCGAACAGGCGGTCGCTCCTGAAATCGGAACCGGCAAGGTCGCCGACTATATTCCGGCGCTGGCCAGTGTCGATCCGCGTAAATTCGGGCTGGCGGTGGCGCTTTCCGACGGACGGATGGAAACGCTCGGCGATTCCGATGAAGCATTCTCCATGCAGAGCATATCCAAGATTTTCACTCTTTCACTGGCGCTCAAGGCGGTCGGCGACCGGCTTTGGGACCGGGTCGGGCGGGAGCCGTCAGGTTCGCCGTTCAACTCGATCGTCCAGCTGGAAAATGAACAGGGCATACCGCGCAACCCGCTGATCAACGCAGGCGCGATCGTGACCACGGATCATCTGGTCGAACATTATTGCGCCGACAGCGACGGTGCCGAGCCGGCGGTGGTAGAGCTGCTGACCATGTTGCGGCGGCTGGCGCAGGACGACACGATCCAGATCGACAGCGCTGTTGCCCTGTCGGAAGCGGAGTCGGGCTCGCGCAACCGGGCGCTGGCCCATTTCATGGCGGCCTTTGGCAATATGGCGAATCCGGTAGAAAAAACGCTCGCGGCCTATTTCCGCCATTGTGCCGTTGCGGTCACCTGCCGCCAGCTCGCGCGCGCCGCATTATTCCTGGCCCATGGTGGCCGCGATCCTGTCACCGGCGAGCAAGTCGTCACCCGCCAGCGATGCCGCCGGATTCTGGCGGTGATGATGTCCAGCGGCCATTATGACAATAGCGGCGACTTTGCCTATCGGATCGGCCTGCCGGGAAAAAGCGGCGTCGGCGGCGGCATATTGGCCGTCGCGCCGGGGCAGGGAACCATTGCGGTCTGGTCGCCGGGCCTGAACCGCGCCGGAACGTCCCGGGTCGGCAGCCTCGCGCTGGGAGAGTTGGTGCGGCAGACGGGATGGTCGGTGTTCGGCTAG